Within Carassius gibelio isolate Cgi1373 ecotype wild population from Czech Republic chromosome A21, carGib1.2-hapl.c, whole genome shotgun sequence, the genomic segment GCTtgaaaaaaaacttgcatttgtcCATCCTGATCTATGGAAGTAGAGCTACATGTACACTAACTAAACCTGTAACAAGAACACCAACAGTGAAAGTTCTTGTGAGGCACATCATATACAAACTTTTATAAAGACTTTAAATGAAACTAACAATGGTCATTGAACTGCAAAGTGGCAAGAAGATAGAGAACACAAATAGTGTAGTTTGTTGAAGTGGTAACCCACAAACGCAATCCTAATAGCAGACAAAGGTCAAATATGCAAACCAAAAACAATTACAGAATAAGGGGCTGGAGCAAACGTAGTCATCCAGAAAACAGTTAACACAACAAGACCAGGAACCAAGACACAGGAGAACAAGGCACAGAATTGCAGATACACATACATAGCAAGGTCTGCAAGTGAGAACCAGGCTTATATAGGCGGAGCTAACCATACTAATGAGACACAGGTGTAACCAATGATTGCTGATGAGACCATCAGAGGATTGTAGAGAACAAAGTCCTGGATAAAGTGGCAGAAGGTTGGGATGGAGTGCCCTCTAGTGGACAACCAGGGGACCTCAGCAGGTGATCAGAACAACAAGGCAATCAAAGGCTAGACTTACAGTATGTATAAACTCTGCCAGAGGATTTCTTAACACAGTTTCAGTGTTAAAGGGTAAAATGGAAATTTTGTCTGTATTTACTCCCCCTCACAtggtaaacaacaacaacaacatttattcatCTTCATCTTTTAATGATACCTGAgagttttctgtccctccattaaaaGTCCACACAACCAAAACTTGGAAGATCCAAAAAGCTCATAAAAGCATTGTTAAACCAATCAATATGAATTTGTTTTCTGTATGTTGAGATTCAGGTGTGGACATTTATTGGAGGAACAGAAACCTCTCAGTGGCAGAGTgacagtatttcaaatacatgtttttgtattttaaattcttaaaaaaaaaaaaaaaaaaaaaaaaaaaaaacatcatgtagtttgcatttaaacttttaatctgagtatttttaaattttcaaaaaaaaaaaaaaaaaaaaaagtatcaaccTCCTTAATAAACTGCTGATTTCCTGAAGGAATggacaatattactattttgtatttaaataccttaaaaaaaatcaaatttattttgtatttagatACATTAATCTtagtacattttagtttttagtatttCTGTATACTTGATAAAGGTAATCAGAAGTCTGATTAAGTTTGGCAAAAAGTATTTGATGTATTTTGAAACTACAAAAATACTaagattaaatttatttatatacaaaatagtATATTTTGAAATACTGCCCATCTCTTGTtacactatacatttttttttattttgtgattatctACCTGGTGACCCTAAACTGAGATCATCAGACATCTGCTTTGAAGACTCGCCGTCATCAGTTGGCTCATCAGTCTGTTCAAAGCTGCTTACAGAGCTCTCTGCAACCAAACATGTCAAAACACCATCAGTGAAAACACAAGCTACTAGACAATTTTCTACATTTGCAAAGAGGCCTTTACAATGTCAAGAGTAAACATTTCTGTTAGCAGCCCATCTCTTAGCTGTTGGATCACTTTTAATTTCAGGCAGATTCTTTAATGATTCTGAAGACAGAAACAAAAACTCATAAGACATGCAGAGTCAAAGCATTACTAAGACTTCACTGTTCACAGGAAATGACTAGATGTGATCTAAATGCAATGAAAGctctttatgtaaaatataatatgaataaagtGGCATAACAGCAACACTTTGATTTGTAGATATCAGTGCATTGTAAATAATTCATATGAAACTCTAGCATACATAACACATTCAAAAAGCATGCAGTACTTGTCAGTGGCgggacatttaaagggatagttcacccaaaaataaaaaaatgtgaagatatttttaagaatattggTAATCTAACAGCTACTGTTGGaacatcatgagggtgagtaaagtatgaaagaaattaattttttttgtaaactatccTTTAAGTGCAGTTTAACCTTGCTGAATTTAAATGTCAGTTTAAATGAGTTGTTTACACTTGTTTTTGTAGAAACACACCTATATTAACCTGTATacatagaaaattattattatttttttttttttgtatggtggCAATATGGTACTTGAAGTTAACATGGTAATTGGTGTACCATAAAAACACCATATGAAAATgaagccaattaaaaaaaaaatagcatagtaaatgaaaatgataccatagtatatgaaaataaagccaatttaaagtataaaatcaacacaaaacaagCTTACACAGATAATATGATAAGGTCAAGGTTTCATCTGCACAGTTAAACACCGTCAAAAGACTGTAATTAAAAGGCAAACTTCTGTCATGCACAGCTGCACTCATGTACTTACCGTTAAAGGTGGCAGTATATGCATGCAGAAGTACAAAGAAAAACCAAATAGTTTTGACCCCCATGAATACCGACCAGGGTTCACTTTTAAACTGTAGATGAGTCTCAGTACAGACAGTGCTTCTTCACCCTCTGAGTGCTCAGTCTCTTCTGTGAGGAGAGTCTTGGATTTAGATATgatgacatcactggaccctCCACCCTCCACTGAGCCTATTTATTGCTATTCATTGCTACAACCCACAGAGAGAATGAGAAATCCAGCTTTAATTGACAGACATCACAGCTCCAAATGAGAGATAAACAAATCATGGTTTATTTTGGAATTTTCCCTAAAACtccaaaattatttcattatattatgccTTGATGTGCCTAAAAGCCTGCCTTCATAGagtattaaatattttcagtttatttggcTGCCGGGACAACTTCTGTAATTTTTGTAGTTTATATCAGCAGTATATGTACATTCATTTGTAatccatttttgttgttgttcacagGCTACCCACACACATCTTGATAAACCTTCTTCATCGTTTATGATCCATTGGTTGTTAACTAAATATTACACTATTCAGTGCACTTTTGCTGTAGGCCTATTTTGACTGTTTTCTAAAATATGACGTTGATGAAATGAGAACtctcatgttttgttttattttatttgtcacatttatacaaATTGTAAGTACAGTAGATTATAAAAAGGGGAAGTTACACTCATCAGCATTGCAACATAATGCGTGTTTACATATTGCAAAAGAAAGCATGACTATACAAACTTTACAAACACCTTCATTTTTTAGATACAAACTAAAGGCATTTTAATAATTCCTAATTTAATAATAGTTTTCAAATTTCAAAGACACAATATGATTGTATATATGCTATAGGATATATTATTGTACACagacaaatattacaaatatacataTCAAGCAGTCATTTAAAACTGGCCCTTGAAGACACTGAACATCAATTAtctgacattttttaattaatctttagaACAAAACAATAACCATCATATCCCAGCTTAAAGTGTTCAGCTCaggttagagtttttttttttgactagttgtGTTTGTTAGTGTAGTTGTGCAGAGAGCTTTCCCCTCCTCACTGCTGCCCCTGGTGGCTAAACAAACACATTGGTACAGCAAGATGCCATTGGTTGCAAAGGACATTACAATCCCATCAGCACAGCTATAGCTGTAATCACAGCTCTCCTTCGCTTGTTTGTGGATGATGTTGCCAAACAATCAGACTTTACACAGAGCACATATATGATGGTGGAATAGCTCGCTCAAGGTGAATCCCAGTGGCAAGAAGAAGTGCAGGCAAGAGAGGATGAGAACAGGTACACACACAGACGTGTGTGATacagtgttcatttaaaaaaaaagtgatttagttttagtcataggCTTTTGACAAAAATGCCATATAGTTTAAGTCATATATTAGTCATAAATCTACAGTAAATTTAGTCGGCTAAAATCTAATGGGTTACAATGCAATTATTCAGCATTTCTCTACAATTTATAAATTCATTATATAAGTTTAATGATTTATCATAATAGACCGATTTAACTGTGGTGACACACAACATGCctttatgttaaaatgaaataaaaccacTTCTCATAAAGATCAAGAAGATGTTCTTCCAGATGAATGAAACACCAATGGTTATACAGGCTAATTATGCACACTTTATAGCAACTTGTTTATCATATTCTTCATTCTTTCAAGCagacatattcatttatataaatacatttagattaatCTTTAGGGCTACTAAAttttttcagtcaagagcagcgtgtgattttctttctttcttttgttgcttgattaacataaattattattattattttttttccttccacGAAGAAATCTTTACATGGACTACTATTTCactagtttattaaaaaaataaatcaagaccTAATTTCTTTGAAAATCATTTGACCTTCCCTCATTTTACATATCAATGCTTTTCCAGTTCTCAGCAACATTACTGAGGAATGACTACAATCAATGTAAACTACAATCACAGAGTACAGATATTTACGTATAGAAGTCTTAACAGTATTATAGCTAAAACAACCTGCTGAGGTCTGAGTCAAAGATCGTGTGAAATAAAAATTACGTGACTTTAAAAAATAGAGAAGTTAAACCATATCTAAGTTTTGCAAAATACATTTATGGCTAGGCAACTGTTACATGTTCCTTCTGCTTTTGATCAGACAAACTCAACAAGTACAGTAGTAGCATTTTAACAATTCATGCAAGATATCATTTCATTATAAAACATCAAAAATGCAAGTTATGGAAAACCAAAAGCCTGATTTTAGTAGCATCTGTGGATTTGGTCTGTGTGTTACATGATGAGGTTGTTTTTTCCCTCCTAAACACAGAGCTGATCTTCTGTCTGCTCTGAGACGAGCCGTAGTAGTACAGCAGAGGGTCCAGAAAAACACTTGTGCTCCCCAAACACACAGCCAACAGGTAAGCAGAATATGATGAATCCTCATCCTCACTGTTGTTTCCAGTTGCTAAAATATAACAGTGGTACCACAGGATGCAATTGGATGGAGCAAAGCACAATCCAAACTCAGTCAGAACAGCGATAGCCATAATCACAGCTCTCCTTCGACTGCCTGAAGATGAGGATGATGTAGTTAAGAGATCAGACCTTACACGGAGCACATATATGATGATGGAGTAGCTCACTAAGGTGATGATTAGTGGCACAAAGAAGTAGACGCAGGTTAGGGTGAAGAACAGGTACACATACAGCTTGTAATGGATCTGCACATCATGACAGGTGATGCCCACATCCTTGATCTTGAATGTTTGTCTTATTGAGAGAAGTGGCACTGTACCAGCGATCGCCAGCAGCCAGACCAGCACACATACATGGGTTGCATGCAATGCCATATTTGCTAAAATGCAAGAATGTTTGTACTTTGTGTTTATCAGCAGCTTAGAACAATCAGATTTTATCCAAATATGAACAAAACATAACAGGATTCATTTATTATAGCTTCTTAGCATCTGGTCAAGAAATAGGCCTATAAACAGGCAATTGTAccactttaatgaaaaaaaaaaaaacccaggttGACATGCATTTAATACGtgtttatactttatttattttatttttttctctatgccagatatatatatatatatttttccctccACAAAGAAATCTTTACATGGACTACTATTTCACTTCTTGTTTGTGGAAAAAAGACTTCATTTTACATATCAACGCTTTTCGATTACGCAGCAACATTGCTGAATAATGACAGTGTAAACTATCACGGAGTACACATATTTACAAACAGACGTCTTAACAGTATTATAGCAAAAGCAACCCCCTGAAGTTTATAAATCAAAGACAGTGTGAAAAAATTacatgtgaaattaaaaagtaGGGGAAGTACAACCTTAAGTTTTGCAAAAGACATCTATGATTAGGCAACAGTTACACATCCCTTCTGCTTTTGAACAGACAAACGCAACAAGTATTAGCATTTTAACAATTGATGCAAGATATTTATcatataatatattcaaaatgCAATTTATGGAAACCACATACTGTACTTGTTCAGTTTTTTTCACACTTTACCAAAAGCCTGTCTTTAGTGACATCTGTGGATTTTGTCTGTGTGTTACATGGTGAGGTTGTTTTTTCCCTCCTAAACACAGAGCTGATCTTCTGTCTGCTCTGAGACGAGCCGTAGTAGTACAGCAGAGGGTCCAGAAAAACACTTGTGCTCCCCAAACACACAGCCAACAGGTAAGCTGCATATGATGAATCTCCCTGGCCCCTGTTGTTTCCAGTAGCTAAAACATAACAGTGGTACCACAGGAAACCATTGGTTGGAGCAAAGCACAACACAAACTCGGTCAGCACGGCGATAGCCATAATCACAGCTCTCCTTCGGCTGCCTGAAGATGAGGATGATGTAGTTAAGAGATCAGACTTTACACGAAGCGCATATATGATGGTGGAGTAGCTCACTAAGGTGATGATTAGTGGCACAAAGTAGTATAGGCAGGAGAGGATGAAGAACATGTACACATAATACATTACTGTAGTGTAATTTTTGCTTAGCACATCATGGCACGTGATCCCCACATTTTCAGTCTTAACTGTTTGTCTCACTAAGAGAAGTGGCACTGTACCAGCGATCGCCCGCAGCCAGACCAGCGCACATATGAATGTGGTTTTCCTTGCGCTCCTCCAGGTCAGAGAGGGGATGGGAAACACCACGGCCAGCAGCCTGTCCACACTTATGCACATCATCAGCAGTATGGAGCAGTACATGTAGCAGTAGTAAGCTGCACTGATCACACGACACACCGCCTCACCGAACACCCAATCTGAAGCGTTCAGCTGGTAGTGGATCTTCAGAGGCAGCAGAAGAGTGAAGAGCAGGTCCACACACGCCAGGTGAGACATGTAGATCACAGCTGGTTTCTTCTCTCGAATCTTACAGGTGAACGTCACCAAGGCCAAAGCATTCAGGGGCAAACTAATGAGGATGATGACGATGTAGAATGAGGGCATGATGCGTGTGACCAGTGGGCCTTTGAGGAAATCAACAGCCTCGTCTGAGATGGACAATATGTCATTACTGGTCTTATTCATAGTGCCTGGAAACCCACCTGGACCAGGGAAATTGTTGTCATTACCTGTAACCAGCACAAAACAGCACAAGGAAAGTTATCATACTAATACCAGACAATAACGAAATCAACTTTAACACATGAACAGCTAAACTGAATGACTCAAGGAATGGTGTGGTTTGATAATTAAGTCACTGCGCCCAGAATTTTATGAGGAGGCgattttgtatgcatttgaatCATATAAAAACatagcattataaaaaaaaaaaagttaagtgtgCACCCCTAAACATAACTGTCAGTGGTTATAGTTATGAATTGCTATAAGATTGTGTTGCATATTACTCTGTGTTAATGAAGAGTCCAGATTAACGATGTTTTTGTTGCAAGATGGTGGAACACAGCCAGAATCTGTAATCAACACAAAAGACCATTAGTGAAAGCTCACATATTACCATCAGACAATAATTAGGAGGCGACATTTGCTAAAAGGCTTTGATGGAGTTTATGTAATATTAAAGTAATTGAAATTCAAGCTTCAGGATATTTATAGTGCATCAATACACTTGATGCTTATGAGGGATGGTAAATAAAATATGACACACCAATTGGCAATGTTAAATGAAACCTTCACCACTAATAGAAACCATGAATAATCAAATTTCTATCTCACATCTTTATTATATACAGCACAGTGTTTTCAACTGAAACTaacattaaactattaaaaaatattttttgttactgAAATGAAACTGGAAtgaattaaaatctaaatataagatataaacttagaaatttgactgaaatttaagttgaactgggaaaataaatgaataaactgaaaaaaacctaaagataaatatagatataataaaaaaaaaaaacacagatcacAGTTGGTTTCTTTTCTACACTCCTTAAAGTGAACTTCAACTCCAAAGCATTCAGGGGCAAACTAATGAGATGAAGGTGTAGAACGAGGGCATAATGCGTCTGACCATCAAGCATTCAAGGAAATCAATAGCCTCATCTGAGATAGCAAATGTGTTCGAGACATGTGGtttcattgtctttttttatattcagatGATAATTGCAGGCAGGCTTGaaaaaaacttgcatttgtcCATCCTGATCTATGGAAGTAGAGCTACATGTACACTTACTAAACCTGTAACAAGAACACCAACAGTGAAAGTTCTTGTGAGGCACATCATATACAAACttttataaatactttaaatGAAATTAACAATGGTCATTGAACTGCAAAGTGGCAAGAAGATAGAGAACACAAATAGTGTAGTTTGTTGAAGGGGTAACCCACAAACGCAATCCTAATAGCAGACAAAGGTCAAATATGCAAACCAAAAACAATTACAGAATAAGGGGCTGGAGCAAACGTAGTCATCCAGAAAACAGTTAACACAACAAGACCAGGAACCAAGACACACAAGAACAAGGCACAGAATTGCAGATACACATACATAGCAAGGTCTGCAAGTGAGAACCAGGCTTATATAGGCGGAGCTAACCATACTAATGAGACACAGGTGTAACCAATGATTGCTGATGAGACCATCAGAGGATTGTAGAGAACAAAGTCCTGGATAAAGTGGCAGAAGGCTGGGATGGAGTGCCCTCTAGTGGACAACCAGGGGACCCAGCAGGTGATCAGAACAACAAGGCAATCAAAGGCTAGACTTACAGTATGTATAAACTCTGCCAGAGGATTTCTTAACAAAGTTTCAGTGTTAAAGGGTAAAATGGAAATTTTGTctgtatttactcaccctcacatggtaaacaacaacaacatacatttattaatcttcatCTTTTAATGATACCTGAgagttttctgtccctccattaaaaGTCCACGCAACCAAAACTTGGAAGATCCAAAAATTGTTAAACCAATCAATATGAATTTGTTTTCTGTATGTTGAGATTCAGGTGTGGACATTTATTGGAGGAACAGAAACCTCTCAGTGGCAGAGTgacagtatttcaaatacatgtttttgtattttaaattcttaaaaaaaaaaaacatcatgtagtttgcatttaaacatttaatctgagtatttttaaattttcaaaaaacaaaaaaaaagtatctccTTAATAAACTGCTGATTTCCTGAAGGAATggacaatattactattttgtatttaaatacctttagaaaaagtcaaatttattttgtatttaaatacattaatcttagtacattttagtttttagtatttCTGTATACTTGATAAAGGTAATCAGAAGTCTGATTAAGTTTGGCAAAAAGTATTTGATGTATTTTGAAACTACAAAAATACTaagattaaatttatttatatacaaaatagtatattttgaaatactgcccatctcttgttacagtataattttttttattttgtgattatctACCTGGTGACCCTGAACCGAGATCATCAGACATCTGCGTTTGAAGACTTGTTGTCATCATTGATATTTTTTACAATGTTGGTAATCTAACAGCTACTGTTGACTTCCCTTGTATCGATAAAAATTATGACATTTCTCATGATATCTTCGTTTATTTTTCCCAAAAGCGAGAAAGCCGTACATGTTTGGaacatcatgagggtgagtaaagtatgaaagaaattttttttttttttgtaaactatccTTTAAGTGCAGTTTAACCTTGCTGAATTAAAATGTCAGTTTAAATTAGTTGTTTACACTTGTTGTTGTAGAAACACACCTATATTAACCTGTATACATAgaaaaaaatttatgtttttttttttttttgtatggtggCAATATGGTACTTGAAGTTAATATGGTAATTGGTGTACCATAAAAACACCATATATAAATGAagccaatttaaaaataaatagcataGTAAATGAAAATGATACATTAGTATATGAAAAAATCAAGCCAATTTAAAGtataaaatcaacacaaaacaagCTTACACAGATAATATGATAAGGTCAAGGTTTCATCTGCACAGTTAAACACCGTCAAAAGACTGTAATTAAAAGGCAAACTTCTGTCATGCACAGCTGCACTCATGTACTTACCGTTAAAGGTGGCAGTATATGCATGCAGAAGTACAAAGAAAAACCAAATAGTTTTGACCCCCATGAATACCGACCAGGCTTCACTTTCAAACTGTAGATGAGTCTCAGTACAGACAGTGCTTCTTCACTCTCTGAGTGCTCAGTCTCTTCTGTGAGGAGAGTCTTGGATTTAGATATGATGACATCACTGGACCCCCCACCCTCCACTGAGCCTCTATTTATTGCTATTCATTGCTACA encodes:
- the LOC127942362 gene encoding proteinase-activated receptor 1-like isoform X3; the encoded protein is MGVKTIWFFFVLLHAYTATFNDSGCVPPSCNKNIVNLDSSLTQSNDNNFPGPGGFPGTMNKTSNDILSISDEAVDFLKGPLVTRIMPSFYIVIILISLPLNALALVTFTCKIREKKPAVIYMSHLACVDLLFTLLLPLKIHYQLNASDWVFGEAVCRVISAAYYCYMYCSILLMMCISVDRLLAVVFPIPSLTWRSARKTTFICALVWLRAIAGTVPLLLVRQTVKTENVGITCHDVLSKNYTTVMYYVYMFFILSCLYYFVPLIITLVSYSTIIYALRVKSDLLTTSSSSSGSRRRAVIMAIAVLTEFVLCFAPTNGFLWYHCYVLATGNNRGQGDSSYAAYLLAVCLGSTSVFLDPLLYYYGSSQSRQKISSVFRREKTTSPCNTQTKSTDVTKDRLLVKCEKN